A genomic segment from Nitrospira sp. encodes:
- a CDS encoding carbon-nitrogen hydrolase family protein: MAGSTLPIAFLHLAPIPGDLAENRRLIVDGITKAARLGAGWIITPELAVTGYTFADTLGTDWITAQPDDWMAKICLLAARLRVTIFLSHPERDRHSHRLYNSLFAITPDGRLAGTHRKINTLRVGSEAWSTPGTRAVAFPVAPFGPIGLLICADAFSPDIAKSLQAQGARVLVSSAAWAPGLHGPNGEWERCTKDTGLSLFVCNRTGPDRTLDFRKAESVVAQGGRRLLSLASEQSTIFIIDWNVKAGTLGSQQYQRILL, from the coding sequence ATGGCCGGATCGACACTCCCTATCGCCTTCTTGCACCTGGCCCCCATCCCTGGGGACCTCGCGGAAAACCGCCGCCTGATCGTCGATGGGATCACGAAGGCTGCTCGGCTCGGCGCCGGCTGGATCATCACTCCGGAACTCGCGGTCACCGGCTATACGTTTGCCGATACCCTCGGAACGGATTGGATCACCGCGCAACCGGACGACTGGATGGCCAAGATCTGCCTGCTCGCCGCCAGGCTGCGCGTCACCATTTTTCTGTCGCATCCGGAACGGGACCGGCACTCGCACCGGCTGTACAACAGCCTGTTCGCCATCACTCCCGACGGACGTCTGGCGGGAACGCATCGCAAGATCAATACGCTCCGAGTCGGATCGGAAGCCTGGTCGACGCCCGGCACCCGAGCCGTCGCCTTTCCTGTCGCACCGTTCGGCCCCATCGGCCTCCTGATCTGCGCCGATGCCTTCTCACCGGACATCGCCAAGAGTTTGCAGGCGCAAGGTGCGAGAGTGCTGGTCTCCTCGGCGGCCTGGGCACCGGGACTGCACGGTCCGAACGGCGAATGGGAACGTTGCACGAAAGACACGGGCTTGTCGTTGTTCGTGTGCAATCGCACCGGGCCGGACCGCACACTCGATTTCAGAAAGGCCGAAAGCGTGGTGGCCCAGGGAGGACGTCGGCTCCTTTCGCTGGCCTCGGAACAGTCCACGATCTTCATCATCGACTGGAATGTGAAAGCAGGAACGCTCGGCTCGCAGCAATACCAACGCATTCTGCTCTAA